The nucleotide sequence ACCCCGTTGCAATTTGTTTCCATCGGCAAGTGGCGTTGGGAGACCGATGCCGCCGTCGGCCCCATGAAGCTGACTTTGTGGAAAAACGATCAAGAGGAATGCACCGCCGTGGGCGAAATCGAGCTCGCCCCCGGCACGCATTTTGAGACTTCGGCGTCGTTTTAGCCCGGGTGAAGCTACGGCAGTTCGTAGATCTCGATCATGCCCCGGCCCGAAGCACCGAGGTAGCCCTTAAGCTCCACCGTGTAAGTCCCCGGATCGAGTTCCAACAACAACGCTGAATCCAGTCCCGAGGGAGCGAGCGGAAACGCTCCCACTTGCGCCGCAGCGCTGATGAGCGCAGCCGAATTACTCGATTCCCAATCGTCGTTCGAGGCGATGCTTCGACCGTCGGCAAACACCTCGATCACCGCATCGGACAAAACGTTGGCTACGCCGTAGTCACCCAAACGCGGACCGATGCCACGTATCAAAACCCGGAGCTTGCCGGTGCCGCCAATCACGAATCCCGCCGTCAGGGTGCCGGCCGTGCCGCCGACTTCCGTCTGGGTGGAAAGATTGACGAGACGTCCCGCCGCATCGAGCGCATCGGCGTCATACGCCTCGATGAGCACTTTCCCGGATCGCTCGAAATAGTCGACGACGTGCACCGTGTAGCCACCCGGGGTCAGCGTCCGCAGCACGGCCGACTCGCGAGCACTGTCCAACGGGAATGCCCCCAGACGGCTGCTGACGTTGGCCACTTCGGTCGATCCCGCCACAGTGGACCAATCGTCATTAATCGCAAATTGCGCCGACGCACTGTCGAATAGTCGCATCAACGGATCGCTGATGACACCGGAGGCACCGAAGCCACTCAACGTGGGCCCCACGCCCCGCACCAAGATTTCCTTGGCGGCACCGGCGGAGGTCAGCCCGAGGATCAACGTGCCGAACTGCCCGCCGGTGTTGCTGAGCACGGACAAATTGAGCAGACGAGCAGCTCCGGAACTGGAACCGCCGTCGCCGCCGCCACCTCCGCCCGCCGGAGCGTTCAAGGTCCAACTCGCGGCCAACGTGTAAGCATTCACCGTGCTCGTGTTGGAGAGGCCGCGCACCCGGATGTAATAGTTCCCCGGTTGCAAGGTGGCGGTTGTGATCAGGGAAAACAAACCCGCGCCACCGTCGTCGTTGTAGCCCACCTGCGCCGTCGCGCTATCGGGTCCGTAAAGCCACATCTCGGTGTCGCCGGCACTGCCTGCGGTTTCGACGCGCAGGTTGGTCGCGCCGGTGGCTCCGATTTGAAAGATCGCCCAGTCTTCATTACCCACGGTGTGGATACTGCGGTTTTGCGTTTCTCCGTTGGCGATCGTGCGCGCACTGGCCGCCGATTCGTCGTCCTCATAAGCGTCAGCCGCAATCGATCCACCTCCTCCGCCTCCGGGGGCAGCAGCCTGCGTCCAACTGGCGGTCAGAGTATAGGCGTTGACCGTGCTCGTGTTACGGTAACCCCGCACCCGGATGTAATAGTTCCCCGCCGCGAGCGAGCTGGGAGTGATGAGCGAAAACAAGCCCACGCCGCCGTCGTCATTTGATGCCACCTGGGCCGACGCGCTGTTCGGTCCATACAGCCACATTTCAGTGTCCCCTTCACTCCCGGCCGTCTCGACGCGAACATTGGTCGCACCGCCGGCGCCGATTTGAAAAATTGCCCAATCTTCGTCGCCCGCCACATGGATGCTCCGGTGTTGGGTTTCCCCGTTTACAATCGCACGGGACTGAGCGGCCGAACCGTCAGCTTCGTAGGCATCGGCCGAGATCGAGCCGCCTCCTCCGCCGCCGCCACCGCCACCGCCGCCGGAACCACCTCCACCTCCGCCGCCGCTGCTGCCTCCATACATTGCGACCACTCCGTCAATATCGTCCTGTCGCACGGTGTCGATGTCGCTCACCGACGCGTTCATGATGGCGGAAACACTTTGTCCGGAATCGTCGGGATGGTCCAACCCCAGCGCGTGGCCCAGTTCGTGTATCAGAACGCGGCGAAGGTCCTCCACGCCGTTGCGCAACGCCCCCCGATAGGAGTTCCACGATTTGTTGGAGTTGATGATGATATCGGCCTCAACGCGGTTACCTCCCACCTGCCATTGCGACAAAGTGATGCCCAGCGTGTTGGATCCGAAGCTGTCGCCGTAAACCGTGCTGTTGAAAAAGATCGTGTTTTCCCCGTCGCCATCGGTCCCCACGTAAGGGGAAGTCGTAGCGCCGATCTGCAGGTTGCTCATGTGCCCGTTCCAAATCAGAATGGCCGAAGCCGCCACGTCGTCCCAACTGGTGGAACCATCCATGAGCGCGCCATTGGGGCTACCCATCGCCAACTCATAGGTCAGGATTCCGCTCGGCCAGACATGACCCTCGGTCACGTAAGCTCTCGCCGCCCCCGTAAACCCAACCAACGCCAATGCGATGCCGACCGCGCGACGACTCGGCCACCGGTGGAGCGCAGTCATTCCACCCTCCCTTTTCGTGCCTGATCCCGCACGGCTTGGCGAAAGTCATCCAAGGTCAGAGTTCGCGACAGCGGTTCGACCACTGCATCGCCCCGCTCCCGCAACGGCGCGGAAACTCCACTGGGTCCCGTCAACGGCGAACCGTCGGCACGCACCACCCGAGCTTCACCCGTCGCCGATTCGCGCTGCACTCGAAATTGTCCGTGGGACCACCCCACCAACGGACACACTTTCCGGGGGCCTCCTTCCACAAACAGCACCATTTCCTTACCCACCGTAAACGTGGGCATCGCGTCGACCTGCATGACGCGGCCGTCGTATTCGCCGCCCAAATAGTGCAGACTCATTTTGGACGCCACGGGGTCCCCCCGCAGCGACTCGTGGATTTGCAGAATCACCTCGGTTCGAATCAGCGCCCGACCTTCGTAGGTATCCGGGTAGGAGCGGACGGACTCGACGGTGGCTCGCACGATTTGGTGCGACTCGTCGACGAGCTGCGCAAAATCCGGCGGCACAATCGTGGTGGCACGCATGATTCCGCTGCTCGAACAGATTAAAAAACCCAGCAGGAGTTGGCTCAATCGGACAATATGAAGGCGCATGGCAAATGAGGGAGAAAAATCACCGACGCTAAAATCGGTCTGAAATCGAGAACGCCCATTAGCAGCCAATCCTGACGTTGAGAAAAAGCGCACAACGCCGTTCGGCGCCAAATTACGATTATCTCCTAATAAAACCGCACGCCTGTCCGCCGCCGTGGGTTCGGAGCTGTGTCCTTGGCCACGTTTACGTCTACGCGCCCCTGCTCATGCACCGTTTGTAGAAATCGATGCACAACCGCTCAATTTCCTCAGGTGAACTCATGCTGGAGGCTTGGTCGGCCAGATCTCGGGCGTCGACGGCCGTCATCGCCCGGATCACAAACTTGCAGGCGGGCAGCAGGGGCGGCGTCATGCTGAGCTCGTCCACACCCAGCCCCACCAACAGTGGCACAAAGATCGGATCGCCCGCCATTTCGCCACAAACGCTGACTTTGATCCCGGCGGCATGCGCGTTCTCGACCACTTCGCGAATCACGCGAATCACCGCCGGATGCGACGGTTCATACAAGTGAGCCGTGCGATCGTTCACCCGGTCGATCGCAATCAGGTATTGGATGAGATCGTTGGTGCCGATGCTGAAGAAATCACATTCGCGCGCCAGAGAGTCGGAGGTGAGCGCAGCACTGGGGATCTCGATCATACTTCCGATCGGCATGGCTTCATTGAAGGGAACGCCCTCCGCTCGCAACTCCTCCTGGCACTCCACCAGCACCGCCCGCGCTTCGCGCATTTCCCGGGTTCCGCTGATCATGGGAAACATCAGGTGCACGTTGCCGTGCGCACTCGCCCGCAGAATCGCCCGCAGCTGCGATTTGAAAATATCCCGATGCTCCAGACAGAACCGAATGGCTCGAAAACCGAGAAACGGATTATCCTCCCGTGGGAACAGATGCGGCGCTCCAGTCATGGGCTTGTCGCCGCCCAGATCGAGCGTGCGAATCACCACCGGTTCCTGACCAAACGCTTCAGCCACGGTGCGGTAGGAACGCAACTGCTGCTCCTCGGACGGCACCACCGGCGACGCGAGGTAAAGGTATTCCGAACGAAACAGTCCCACGCCTTCGCCCGCGTGTTCTTTGACGAAGTCGACTTCGTCCTCCTTTTCGATGTTCGCGCGCAGCGGCACCGCATGGCCGTCCAAAGTCACGGACGGCTCCCCCACCGCATCCATCAAACGCTTCTCAAATGACTGCTTCTCGGTGCGGCGTTCGCCATAGCGGAACAACGTGCTCTCACTCGGGCGAATGATGACCACGCCATCGTATCCATCGATGATCACTTCGTCACCGTCATCGACCTGCGCCAACACTTCACGCACTCCCACCACCGCCGGCACTTTCATCGACCGAGCGACGATGACGGCGTGGCTGGTCTTGCTGCCCGACTCGGTGATCAAACCCATCGCCGAGGAACGGTCCAAGGTCGCGGCATCCGAGGGGGCAATGTCATCGGCCACCACAATGCGTCGCCCCAGCAATTGGCTGAGATTCTCCGAAGTTTGCCCCAACAAATTGTGCAGCACCCGCGAGGTCACGTCACGAATATCGCCCGCCCGCTCCCGCAGATATTCATCGTCGATTTCTGCAAACGCCTGGATGTAGCGCTGCGCCACCGTATTGAAACAGGCCTCCACATTCTTGCGCGTGTTTTCAATCTCGCGCTCCGTTTCCGAAATCAGCGCCTGGTCTTCCAACACCAAGAGATGCGCGTCGAAAATGCGGGCTTCCTCCGGACCGAGGTTTCGTTCCACCTGATCACGGATCACGGTGATCTGGGTGCGCGTCTTCATCAGCGCGTTGTTCAATCGTTCGATTTCCCCACCCAGTTTCTCATCCGCCAGCTTGAACTCGGGCACCTCGAGCTCCGCCTTCCGGTAGACAAAAGTCGGACCGTAAGCGATTCCCGGCGAGGCAGATATCCCTCTCAGGATCATCTCGTTATTGGGCTCGGATGCGCTCATTTGGGTAAAAAGTCGAAATAAGACCGGTATTGGTTGATGCGCAACCCCGCTGCCGGGGGCGGCGCCTCACGATAACCTTCGGAGTAGGGACAGGGTCAATGCGGATTTGCCGCCGACTTCGTTCGCACGGTTGTCATTTGCACCATGGCGGTATCGCCCCACCCCGCCCGAATCGTGCTCCGAATGGCCTCCGCATCAGCCTCCGGCGACAGCCACGCAAAGCAAGCGCTGCCACTGCCACTCATTCGCGCGTTCAGGCCGTGCTCGCGCTGCAATTTGGCCAGCATGACGGGGAGCGCGACGAACTTGGCAAACGCCGGCCGCTCCAACGAATTGAAACCCAATGCCTCCGCCGACGCGGACGCATCGGCTTGCCAGATCGCGAGTCGCTCTTCCGCGTCAGCGCTCGGCAAATAACTTCCGGGCGCACTCGCCGCCAACTGTTGATACGACCACACTGTCCCGATCCCAAACGCCGGTTTAAACACCAACAATGATCGGTCGCGCAACCGGGCGACACCCGCGTCAGACAGCGGGTCGATACGCTCACCCCGCCCTCGCATCACGACGGGACCGTCGTATAAAAACAACGGGCAATCCGATCCGACGCGCGCCGCCAGCGCCGCCAGTGCCTCCCGTTCCAGCGGAGCTCCGGCCAACTCGTTCAAGGCCCGCAAAGCGCCCACCGCATCGCTACTGCCGCCTCCCAGACCCGCGCCCATGGGCACGCGTTTCGTGAGCGTAAACCGGGCCCCTCCCCGCCAACCACTCGCGGTGGCAAACGCGCGCGCGGCTTGCAAAATCAAGTTATCCTCACCGCGCGGCACCGCCGGATCATCGCAGTCGAGCGTGAACTTTCCATCTGCGGCGGGGTCCACCTCCAGCGTATCGCCCCACGCCAACGGGGCCACCACCGAAACAAGTTCATGAAACCCATCATCGCGGCGACCCGTGATCGCCAAAAACAGGTTTATCTTGGCGGGGCAAAACTGGGTGATCGTATCCAAGCCTGCTCTCATCACTCATCCGCGCCCGAAAGAGAAACCCAAAAGCCGCTGGAGTTTACCAGCCGACTCCTTTCACTTGCTTCCACCCGCCCATGCCCACGCAACTCATTCTCGCTCTGGACGTTCCTTCGCGCGACGTCGCCCGCCCGTTACTTCGCCAACTCAGCGGCTCCCTGCCATGGGTTAAAGTCGGTCTGCAAATGTTCACCGCCTACGGGCCCGACTGGGTTAAGGAAGTCGCCGATCAGGGGTTCAACGTCTTCCTCGATCTCAAACTGCACGACATCCCCAACACGGTCGCCAAATCGGTCGAGTCGCTGAGCGCTCTGCCCATCGGCATGCTCACGCTGCACACCGCCGGCGGTCGGGTCATGATGGCCGCGGCGCGCGAGGCTCAACTCGCGACCAAACCGCATTTGCAACTGTTGGGAGTCACCGTGCTCACCTCGATGGACGCCACCGGGCTCGGCGAAATCGGCTGCGGCGAAGATGCCGCGGCGCAAGTTTCCCGGCTCGCCCACCTCGGCTCCGCGTCTGGTCTCACCGGCTTTGTGTGTTCGCCGCTCGAAGTCGGCATGCTCAGCCAATCGCTGCCCGCCGGCACGCAACTCGTCACCCCCGGCGTCCGCCCCGTCGGTGCCGACGTCGGCGACCAATCCCGCATCATGACGCCGGGCGACGCCGCCCGCGCCGGTTCGACCCACATCGTGGTCGGCCGCCCCATCTTGAAAGCCCCCGATCCCGCCGCCGCCGCCCACGCCATCATGGCCGAACTCGAAGCCGCGGGCTGACGCGACAGTCCTTTCCTCCAAGCCTCCAAACCCACTCCCACCCATGAGTCGCACTGCCGCCATCCTCCTCGCCGCTGGTTCCGGAAAACGTATGCGTGATTCGGTCCCGGACAAAGTGCTCGCGCCCCTCGGAGGCAAACCGGTGTTTTCGCACAGCGCAGCGACATTTGCCGAGAGTGGCGTGGCTGATCTCTACGTCATCGTCTACCGCGACCAACGCCAAATGCTGGAGCTCACCGCGCTCGCGCCCACGCCGACCCTCTTCGTCCCTGGAGGCAGTGAGCGCCAATACTCGGTCGCCAGCGCCCTCGACGCATTGCCCGCCGATATCGAACAGGTTTTCATCCACGATTGCGCCCGTCCGTTCGTCCGTGTGGAGCACTTGATCGCGCTGCACAAAATCGTGCGCAAGGAACACGCCGTCGTGCTCGCCCACCGCGTGACCGACACGATCAAACTTCATCGCGAAACCGGTCACCTTAAGAACCTCGATCGTGACTCGCTTTGGGCCATGGAAACGCCGCAGGTATTTTCCCGCGACCTCATCGTCAAAGCCTACAACAGCGCCGCCAATCGTGGCACCCGCCTCACCGACGACGCCTCCGCCGTCGAACTGCTGCGTCACCCCGTGGCACTGTTGGAAAACCAATATCCCAACCCCAAACTCACCACCGCGGCCGATCTGCCATGGTTCGAGTATCTCCTAAAAGCGGATACGCTCGAATCGTAAGCCGAGGATCAGTTCGCTCAAACTTTCAGCTTTTCAGTTTTCCCCACAAACATGCCTCCCTTTCGCATCGGTCACGGTTACGACATTCACCGCATCGTCGACGACCGCCCCATGGTCCTCGGTGGCGTGACCTTTGACGTTCCGTTCGGACTGGATGGTCACTCCGACGCCGATGCCCTCACCCACGCCGTCTGCGACGCTCTGCTTGGCGCCGCCGGGCTGCCCGACATCGGACACTTTTTCCCCAATGACGATCCCGCCTTCAAGGGCATCGATTCGCAAAAACTACTCGCTCAAGTCGCCGTCGAATTGAGCAACCGCGGTTGGTCGATCGGTAACATCGACGCGTCGCTCATCGCCGAAAAACCGAAAATCGCGCCGCAGCTCGATAAGATGAAAAGTCATCTCGCCGCCTCCGCGGGCATCAGCGTCAGCCAAGTCGGCCTGAAGGCCA is from Synoicihabitans lomoniglobus and encodes:
- a CDS encoding matrixin family metalloprotease — its product is MTALHRWPSRRAVGIALALVGFTGAARAYVTEGHVWPSGILTYELAMGSPNGALMDGSTSWDDVAASAILIWNGHMSNLQIGATTSPYVGTDGDGENTIFFNSTVYGDSFGSNTLGITLSQWQVGGNRVEADIIINSNKSWNSYRGALRNGVEDLRRVLIHELGHALGLDHPDDSGQSVSAIMNASVSDIDTVRQDDIDGVVAMYGGSSGGGGGGGSGGGGGGGGGGGGSISADAYEADGSAAQSRAIVNGETQHRSIHVAGDEDWAIFQIGAGGATNVRVETAGSEGDTEMWLYGPNSASAQVASNDDGGVGLFSLITPSSLAAGNYYIRVRGYRNTSTVNAYTLTASWTQAAAPGGGGGGSIAADAYEDDESAASARTIANGETQNRSIHTVGNEDWAIFQIGATGATNLRVETAGSAGDTEMWLYGPDSATAQVGYNDDGGAGLFSLITTATLQPGNYYIRVRGLSNTSTVNAYTLAASWTLNAPAGGGGGGDGGSSSGAARLLNLSVLSNTGGQFGTLILGLTSAGAAKEILVRGVGPTLSGFGASGVISDPLMRLFDSASAQFAINDDWSTVAGSTEVANVSSRLGAFPLDSARESAVLRTLTPGGYTVHVVDYFERSGKVLIEAYDADALDAAGRLVNLSTQTEVGGTAGTLTAGFVIGGTGKLRVLIRGIGPRLGDYGVANVLSDAVIEVFADGRSIASNDDWESSNSAALISAAAQVGAFPLAPSGLDSALLLELDPGTYTVELKGYLGASGRGMIEIYELP
- the ptsP gene encoding phosphoenolpyruvate--protein phosphotransferase, whose product is MSASEPNNEMILRGISASPGIAYGPTFVYRKAELEVPEFKLADEKLGGEIERLNNALMKTRTQITVIRDQVERNLGPEEARIFDAHLLVLEDQALISETEREIENTRKNVEACFNTVAQRYIQAFAEIDDEYLRERAGDIRDVTSRVLHNLLGQTSENLSQLLGRRIVVADDIAPSDAATLDRSSAMGLITESGSKTSHAVIVARSMKVPAVVGVREVLAQVDDGDEVIIDGYDGVVIIRPSESTLFRYGERRTEKQSFEKRLMDAVGEPSVTLDGHAVPLRANIEKEDEVDFVKEHAGEGVGLFRSEYLYLASPVVPSEEQQLRSYRTVAEAFGQEPVVIRTLDLGGDKPMTGAPHLFPREDNPFLGFRAIRFCLEHRDIFKSQLRAILRASAHGNVHLMFPMISGTREMREARAVLVECQEELRAEGVPFNEAMPIGSMIEIPSAALTSDSLARECDFFSIGTNDLIQYLIAIDRVNDRTAHLYEPSHPAVIRVIREVVENAHAAGIKVSVCGEMAGDPIFVPLLVGLGVDELSMTPPLLPACKFVIRAMTAVDARDLADQASSMSSPEEIERLCIDFYKRCMSRGA
- the ispE gene encoding 4-(cytidine 5'-diphospho)-2-C-methyl-D-erythritol kinase, translated to MDTITQFCPAKINLFLAITGRRDDGFHELVSVVAPLAWGDTLEVDPAADGKFTLDCDDPAVPRGEDNLILQAARAFATASGWRGGARFTLTKRVPMGAGLGGGSSDAVGALRALNELAGAPLEREALAALAARVGSDCPLFLYDGPVVMRGRGERIDPLSDAGVARLRDRSLLVFKPAFGIGTVWSYQQLAASAPGSYLPSADAEERLAIWQADASASAEALGFNSLERPAFAKFVALPVMLAKLQREHGLNARMSGSGSACFAWLSPEADAEAIRSTIRAGWGDTAMVQMTTVRTKSAANPH
- the pyrF gene encoding orotidine-5'-phosphate decarboxylase; this encodes MPTQLILALDVPSRDVARPLLRQLSGSLPWVKVGLQMFTAYGPDWVKEVADQGFNVFLDLKLHDIPNTVAKSVESLSALPIGMLTLHTAGGRVMMAAAREAQLATKPHLQLLGVTVLTSMDATGLGEIGCGEDAAAQVSRLAHLGSASGLTGFVCSPLEVGMLSQSLPAGTQLVTPGVRPVGADVGDQSRIMTPGDAARAGSTHIVVGRPILKAPDPAAAAHAIMAELEAAG
- the ispD gene encoding 2-C-methyl-D-erythritol 4-phosphate cytidylyltransferase encodes the protein MSRTAAILLAAGSGKRMRDSVPDKVLAPLGGKPVFSHSAATFAESGVADLYVIVYRDQRQMLELTALAPTPTLFVPGGSERQYSVASALDALPADIEQVFIHDCARPFVRVEHLIALHKIVRKEHAVVLAHRVTDTIKLHRETGHLKNLDRDSLWAMETPQVFSRDLIVKAYNSAANRGTRLTDDASAVELLRHPVALLENQYPNPKLTTAADLPWFEYLLKADTLES
- the ispF gene encoding 2-C-methyl-D-erythritol 2,4-cyclodiphosphate synthase, which produces MPPFRIGHGYDIHRIVDDRPMVLGGVTFDVPFGLDGHSDADALTHAVCDALLGAAGLPDIGHFFPNDDPAFKGIDSQKLLAQVAVELSNRGWSIGNIDASLIAEKPKIAPQLDKMKSHLAASAGISVSQVGLKATTNEGAGSIGRSEAIAAHAVALIFRQEANPIEAP